Proteins from one Aureimonas sp. SA4125 genomic window:
- a CDS encoding iron-containing alcohol dehydrogenase has protein sequence MALITYLTRIEFDEGAVSKLPSLLEGLGVGRPLIVTDRGLVASGLVERVTGLFSSRPLIFEDTPANPTEDAVNAALTLYRSEGCDGIVGFGGGSSIDLAKAVRLLTGHDGPLAQYTAVEGGAAKIHGRICPMIAVPTTSGTGSEVGRAAVIITAEGRKLGIISPHMLPSIALCDPELTLGLPPLLTAATGMDALSHCLETYMAPAINPPADAIALDGLKRGVGALRRAVSDGSDRTARWEMMMCALEGAMAFQKGLGAVHALTHPLGAVRELNLHHGTLNAVLTPAVLRFNRAAVGEKWDVLAGILGGEPDRVMADLTANIGLPSGLDAMGVTEAMMEHVAGEALKDHCHATNPRTPSRADYLDLLHQSR, from the coding sequence ATGGCCCTCATCACCTATCTGACCCGCATCGAATTCGACGAAGGCGCGGTCTCCAAACTGCCATCGCTCCTGGAAGGTCTCGGCGTCGGCCGGCCCCTGATCGTCACGGACCGAGGGCTGGTCGCGAGCGGCCTGGTCGAGCGCGTCACCGGCCTTTTCTCGTCCAGGCCGTTGATCTTCGAAGATACGCCGGCCAATCCGACCGAGGACGCGGTGAATGCCGCCCTGACGCTCTACCGCAGCGAAGGCTGCGACGGAATCGTCGGCTTCGGCGGCGGCTCGTCGATCGATCTCGCCAAGGCCGTCCGGCTTTTGACCGGGCATGACGGACCGCTGGCGCAGTACACCGCCGTCGAAGGCGGCGCGGCGAAGATCCACGGGCGGATCTGTCCGATGATCGCGGTGCCGACGACGTCGGGCACCGGGTCGGAGGTCGGGCGCGCCGCCGTCATCATCACCGCCGAGGGCCGCAAGCTCGGCATCATCAGCCCGCACATGCTGCCGTCGATCGCGCTCTGCGATCCCGAACTGACTCTCGGGCTGCCGCCCTTGCTCACGGCCGCGACCGGCATGGACGCGCTGTCGCATTGCCTGGAAACGTACATGGCGCCGGCGATCAATCCGCCCGCCGACGCGATCGCCCTCGATGGCCTGAAGCGCGGCGTCGGCGCACTCCGGCGCGCGGTGTCCGACGGCAGCGACAGGACCGCACGCTGGGAAATGATGATGTGCGCGCTGGAGGGCGCCATGGCTTTCCAGAAGGGGCTCGGCGCCGTCCACGCGCTGACGCATCCGCTGGGCGCCGTGCGCGAGCTGAACCTCCACCATGGAACGCTGAACGCGGTGCTGACGCCGGCGGTGCTGCGCTTCAACCGCGCGGCGGTGGGCGAGAAGTGGGACGTTCTCGCCGGCATTCTCGGCGGCGAGCCTGACCGCGTCATGGCCGACCTCACGGCAAACATCGGGCTGCCCTCCGGCCTCGATGCCATGGGCGTCACCGAGGCGATGATGGAACATGTCGCCGGCGAGGCGCTGAAGGACCACTGCCACGCGACCAATCCCCGGACGCCGAGCCGCGCCGACTATCTCGATCTCCTGCACCAGTCGCGCTGA
- a CDS encoding substrate-binding domain-containing protein, whose translation MVTIGLLIPQEGPPGIWAPSAEACATLAVHELNGTGGLFGREVRLAVVDAGPTARSAAAAATSALEIDGVDAIVGMIPSYARRAIVQAIGGRIPFVYTPQFEGDDPDCLTVGETSDDLLVPGIAHLSQALGARRFFLVGDDYVWPRGTFRTAKPIIRAHGGTVVGEMLLPFGFADYDRIFDAIRVSGADVVLPYFLGAGAISFNRAFAEAGLAARVLRFCSAIDETVLYGLGEDATENLFLSSAYFSSIRSHNNGGFLERYHGLFGDCPPPANAFGQSCYEGIHCLAGLVQAAGAFDVSDIRRRMRRTFQASTARGVDRQPVAGARHPIHFARVEGCDVRIMGPQ comes from the coding sequence GTGGTCACCATCGGCTTGCTCATTCCGCAGGAAGGCCCGCCCGGCATCTGGGCGCCGTCGGCCGAGGCCTGCGCGACGCTCGCCGTTCACGAGCTCAACGGGACCGGCGGTCTTTTCGGCCGCGAGGTCAGGCTCGCCGTGGTCGACGCCGGGCCCACCGCGCGGAGCGCCGCCGCTGCCGCGACCTCCGCGCTGGAGATCGATGGTGTGGACGCCATCGTCGGCATGATCCCGAGCTATGCCCGCCGGGCCATCGTCCAGGCGATCGGCGGGAGGATTCCCTTCGTCTATACGCCGCAGTTCGAAGGCGACGATCCCGACTGCCTGACGGTCGGCGAGACCTCCGACGATCTGCTCGTGCCCGGCATTGCCCATCTCTCCCAGGCGCTCGGCGCCCGTCGCTTCTTTCTCGTCGGCGACGATTATGTCTGGCCGCGCGGGACGTTCAGAACGGCAAAGCCCATCATCCGCGCGCATGGCGGCACGGTCGTCGGCGAAATGCTGCTGCCCTTCGGCTTTGCCGACTACGACCGCATCTTCGATGCGATCAGGGTGTCCGGCGCCGATGTCGTCCTGCCGTACTTTCTCGGGGCGGGGGCGATCAGCTTCAACCGCGCCTTTGCCGAGGCGGGGCTTGCGGCGCGGGTCCTGCGGTTCTGCTCGGCGATCGACGAGACGGTGCTCTACGGGCTCGGTGAAGATGCCACCGAGAATCTCTTCCTCTCGTCCGCCTATTTCTCGAGCATCCGTTCGCACAACAATGGCGGTTTTCTCGAGCGCTATCACGGTCTGTTCGGCGACTGTCCGCCGCCGGCCAACGCCTTCGGGCAGTCATGCTACGAGGGCATCCACTGTCTCGCCGGCCTGGTGCAGGCCGCAGGCGCCTTCGACGTTTCAGACATCCGGCGCCGGATGCGCCGCACCTTCCAGGCCAGCACGGCCCGCGGCGTCGACAGGCAGCCCGTGGCGGGCGCCAGGCACCCCATTCATTTCGCCCGGGTTGAGGGCTGTGACGTCAGGATCATGGGCCCGCAATAG
- a CDS encoding ABC transporter permease, with the protein MIRKETGLFLLIVVTGAITAAINPQFLSQVNLVNLANQIGLFGLLAIGLGIVIITGGIDLSVGSMLALLGILFLDLLVEYEVAWPLAALATVLAGAILGTLHGILITRLKLQPFVVTLCGLLIYRGTARWYTEDSTRGFGYTGGYEWLEWLASGRTWNIPHSFIFFVLVALCTAVLIHKSVFGRYLFAIGKNEEAARYSGLPTNLVITLAYTISGILTGISAMAFVFYTQSVSPSAHGNFYELYAIAAAVLGGCSLRGGEGSVLGIVLGTVLLQVLQNLVNMLGIPSSLNFAVMGAVILLGVIADREIQKRRQASIGRKQLEQRTLAGTRSPA; encoded by the coding sequence ATGATCCGCAAAGAGACCGGCCTCTTCCTCCTGATCGTCGTTACCGGCGCGATCACCGCGGCCATCAACCCGCAATTCCTGTCGCAGGTGAACCTGGTCAATCTCGCCAACCAGATCGGTCTTTTTGGCCTCCTCGCCATCGGTCTCGGCATCGTCATCATCACCGGCGGCATCGATCTCTCGGTCGGCTCGATGCTGGCGCTGCTCGGCATTCTGTTCCTCGACCTCCTCGTGGAGTACGAGGTGGCCTGGCCGCTCGCGGCGCTTGCAACGGTCCTTGCCGGAGCGATCCTCGGGACCCTTCACGGCATCCTGATTACCCGTCTTAAACTTCAGCCTTTCGTCGTCACGCTCTGCGGTCTCCTGATCTACCGGGGCACGGCGCGCTGGTATACCGAGGACTCCACCCGTGGATTCGGCTACACCGGCGGTTACGAGTGGCTGGAATGGCTGGCGTCTGGCCGCACCTGGAACATCCCGCACTCCTTCATCTTCTTCGTGCTCGTGGCGCTCTGCACGGCGGTCCTCATCCACAAGTCGGTGTTCGGCCGCTACCTGTTCGCCATCGGCAAGAACGAGGAGGCGGCGCGTTATTCGGGCCTGCCGACCAATCTCGTCATCACCTTGGCCTATACGATTTCCGGCATCCTCACCGGCATCAGCGCCATGGCCTTCGTGTTCTACACGCAGTCGGTCTCGCCATCCGCCCACGGCAACTTCTACGAGCTCTACGCCATCGCCGCCGCGGTCCTCGGCGGCTGCTCGCTGCGTGGCGGCGAGGGCTCGGTGCTCGGGATCGTCCTCGGCACGGTGCTTCTGCAGGTCCTGCAGAACCTCGTGAACATGCTGGGCATTCCGAGCTCGCTGAACTTTGCGGTCATGGGCGCGGTCATCCTTCTCGGTGTCATCGCCGACCGCGAGATCCAAAAGCGGCGCCAGGCTTCGATCGGGCGCAAGCAACTGGAACAGCGCACGCTGGCCGGCACCCGCTCCCCGGCATGA
- a CDS encoding DUF3618 domain-containing protein — MSTAGTAHVPDPELDTLEARSQQLRSGLAETVGELKSRLSPETIKADVKEQVARTGQDMLAKLERSARENPLQTAAIGAGLAYPLIGILRSIPAPILLMGAGVALSGRGNLLSGLMSNDKLAGAVSSGAERASDAAGSARTTASGAAASVTSAVRSAADRTTSAAAAAANTVSETADAAVHSARANYHDGLHAAGEATDRAVALGRQGRNTLVDTVQRHPLMVGALTALAGAALAAMIPSSRTESRLFGSASSRVRDEASARAREGVSAVMDAGERVVGSTLQAARDEGLDAGAGREAIRDVADRAGAVVDAGINAVTPEKRSPDFATERPTHG; from the coding sequence ATGAGCACCGCTGGTACAGCCCATGTCCCCGACCCGGAACTCGACACGCTCGAGGCGCGGTCCCAACAGCTTCGTTCCGGCCTCGCCGAAACCGTGGGTGAGCTCAAAAGCCGCCTTTCGCCTGAGACCATCAAGGCTGACGTGAAAGAACAGGTCGCCAGGACGGGACAGGACATGTTGGCGAAACTCGAGCGCTCGGCCCGCGAAAACCCCTTGCAGACCGCCGCCATCGGCGCCGGCCTGGCTTACCCTCTGATCGGCATTCTCCGGAGCATTCCCGCGCCCATCCTCCTGATGGGGGCGGGTGTCGCGCTTTCCGGGCGCGGGAATCTGTTGTCGGGCTTGATGTCCAACGACAAGCTTGCGGGCGCCGTTTCGTCCGGCGCCGAAAGAGCGTCGGATGCTGCCGGCTCGGCGAGGACGACGGCATCCGGTGCGGCTGCGTCGGTTACCTCCGCGGTCAGGTCCGCTGCGGACCGGACAACCAGTGCCGCTGCCGCCGCTGCCAATACGGTGTCGGAAACCGCTGACGCCGCTGTGCATTCGGCCCGCGCCAACTATCACGACGGCCTGCATGCCGCGGGCGAGGCCACCGACCGGGCCGTAGCGTTGGGACGCCAAGGACGCAACACCCTGGTCGATACAGTGCAGCGCCATCCCCTGATGGTCGGCGCGCTGACGGCCCTCGCAGGAGCGGCCCTCGCCGCCATGATTCCTTCCAGCCGGACCGAGAGCCGCCTGTTCGGCAGTGCCAGTTCCCGCGTCAGGGATGAAGCGTCGGCGCGTGCTCGCGAAGGCGTCAGTGCCGTCATGGATGCGGGTGAACGGGTCGTCGGATCGACACTGCAGGCAGCCCGCGACGAGGGGCTGGATGCCGGCGCTGGACGCGAGGCCATCCGTGACGTCGCCGACCGTGCCGGCGCTGTCGTCGACGCCGGGATCAATGCCGTGACACCCGAAAAGCGGTCCCCCGATTTCGCGACCGAGCGGCCGACGCATGGCTGA
- a CDS encoding sugar ABC transporter ATP-binding protein, which yields MSEAVLELRSIHKAYHGVTALDGVSLDVRPGEVLGLVGENGAGKSTLMKILGGVIAPTSGSISLGGTVYDHLSVKEAARQGIAFVHQELNLFENLDVAANVFIGREPRKGGLLQLVDDAEVHRRVGPILQRLGVDFGPSDPVETLSIAQQQMVEIAKALSQEARVIIMDEPTSSLTLTETARLLKVVKDLRLAGVSIIYISHRLGEIEEIADRVVVLRDGRVVGELDRGAITHPAMIRLMIGRDLKSIYINPSRDVVSDGLDARGIVTRAYPDRAVDLVVRRGEIVGLAGLVGAGRTELVEAIFGVDMPLAGEVWLDGKPIRIRGVTDAIAHGIYLAPEDRKRCGLIVEQSVMHNMTLANLSHYARLWLIDGAAEKRVAQSQSKSLRIKSASVGSSALTLSGGNQQKIVLGKWLSMKPSVMIFDEPTRGIDVGAKSEIYRIMRDLADSGVAILMVSSDMEEVIGVSDRVVVMHEGRIGGHLKRDDFSEHNVLTLATGQGHLTESAHP from the coding sequence ATGTCGGAAGCGGTCCTCGAGCTTCGCTCGATCCACAAGGCCTATCACGGTGTCACGGCACTGGATGGAGTCAGTCTCGACGTTCGCCCGGGGGAGGTTCTCGGGCTCGTCGGCGAGAATGGGGCCGGCAAGTCGACCCTCATGAAGATCCTCGGCGGCGTGATCGCGCCGACGTCCGGCAGCATCTCCCTTGGCGGCACCGTCTATGATCACCTGTCGGTCAAGGAGGCGGCGCGGCAGGGGATCGCCTTCGTGCACCAGGAACTGAACCTCTTCGAAAATCTCGACGTTGCCGCCAATGTCTTCATCGGCCGCGAGCCCCGCAAGGGCGGTCTGCTTCAGCTCGTCGACGACGCCGAGGTCCATCGGCGCGTCGGGCCCATCCTCCAGCGCCTCGGCGTTGATTTCGGACCTTCCGACCCGGTCGAGACCCTCTCCATCGCCCAGCAGCAGATGGTCGAGATCGCCAAGGCGCTGTCTCAGGAGGCGCGTGTCATCATCATGGACGAGCCGACGTCGAGCCTCACGCTGACCGAAACGGCGCGGCTCCTGAAAGTCGTCAAGGATCTCCGCCTGGCAGGGGTGAGCATCATCTACATCTCCCACCGACTGGGCGAGATCGAGGAGATCGCGGACCGGGTCGTCGTGCTGCGCGATGGCCGCGTCGTCGGTGAACTCGACAGGGGCGCGATCACGCACCCGGCGATGATCCGCCTCATGATCGGCCGCGACCTCAAATCCATCTACATCAACCCTTCCCGTGACGTCGTATCGGACGGGCTCGATGCGCGCGGGATCGTGACGCGCGCCTATCCGGACCGTGCCGTCGATCTTGTCGTGCGGCGCGGCGAGATCGTCGGACTCGCCGGCCTCGTCGGGGCCGGGCGCACGGAGCTTGTCGAGGCGATTTTCGGCGTCGACATGCCGCTGGCCGGCGAAGTGTGGCTCGATGGCAAACCGATCCGGATCCGCGGCGTCACCGATGCCATCGCCCACGGTATTTACCTCGCGCCGGAAGACCGCAAGCGCTGCGGCCTGATCGTCGAGCAGTCGGTGATGCATAACATGACGCTCGCCAACCTCTCCCACTATGCCCGGTTGTGGCTCATCGACGGCGCTGCCGAAAAGCGAGTCGCACAGTCCCAGAGCAAGTCGCTGCGCATCAAGAGCGCCAGCGTCGGCTCCTCGGCGCTGACCCTCTCCGGCGGCAACCAGCAGAAGATCGTTCTCGGGAAATGGCTGTCGATGAAGCCCTCCGTCATGATCTTCGACGAACCGACGCGTGGCATCGACGTCGGCGCCAAGTCCGAAATCTACCGGATCATGCGCGATCTCGCCGACAGCGGCGTCGCCATCCTGATGGTGTCGAGCGACATGGAGGAGGTCATCGGCGTCAGCGACCGGGTCGTCGTGATGCACGAGGGTCGGATCGGCGGTCACCTGAAGCGCGACGATTTTTCCGAACACAATGTCCTGACCCTCGCGACGGGGCAGGGACACCTTACCGAAAGCGCGCATCCATGA
- a CDS encoding phage holin family protein, producing the protein MTTNPEDRSFSDLISNGLEQVTSLFRSEIQLAKAEMSHKVTIAMAAIVMMVAGLAFAIATLVMLLTTVATFLVQAGLGAGLSFLVATVIGGVVAAILAMSGLQKLKAESVVPERTVRQVGLDAQAAKGNMP; encoded by the coding sequence ATGACAACGAACCCCGAAGACAGAAGTTTTTCCGACCTCATCTCCAATGGGCTGGAACAGGTAACCTCGCTGTTCCGCAGCGAGATCCAGCTTGCCAAGGCGGAGATGAGCCACAAGGTCACGATCGCCATGGCGGCGATCGTGATGATGGTTGCAGGTCTGGCGTTCGCCATCGCAACGCTCGTGATGTTGCTCACGACCGTCGCAACCTTCCTCGTCCAGGCTGGCCTGGGGGCAGGGCTCTCCTTCCTGGTTGCAACGGTCATCGGCGGCGTCGTCGCCGCGATCCTGGCCATGTCGGGACTTCAGAAGCTGAAAGCCGAGAGCGTCGTGCCGGAGCGCACCGTGCGGCAGGTCGGGCTCGATGCCCAGGCAGCGAAAGGAAACATGCCATGA
- a CDS encoding IS256 family transposase, producing the protein MTEDRLPLAELLAKAGDGDFLRTIAESVMQLLMEADVEGMIGAGRHERTLERATYRNGYRDRSFDTRLGSLQLRIPKLRQGSYFPPFLEPRKLSEKALVAVIQEAWISGVSTRRVDDLVQAMGLSGIGKSTVSKLCKDIDDRVGGFLDRPLTGDWPYLWLDATYLKQREGGRIVSVAAIIAVAVNTDGKREIVGLHIGPSEAETFWSTFLKSLVRRGLSGVKLVISDAHEGLKAAIRRVFSASWQRCRVHWMRNALSYVPKAQQSMAAAALRQAFIQPDRAGAAQALRHVADQLRGKCPKLGSFIDDSETDVLAHLDFPGQHRTRIHSTNSLERLNKEVKRRADVVGIFPNEGSIIRLIGAVLLEANDEWQTQNRYMQTEPMAELMSNSTKPETVRISTAAA; encoded by the coding sequence ATGACCGAGGACAGATTACCGCTTGCCGAGCTTCTGGCAAAAGCCGGAGACGGCGATTTCCTGAGGACGATAGCCGAGAGCGTGATGCAGCTTCTCATGGAGGCCGACGTGGAGGGCATGATCGGCGCCGGGCGCCATGAACGCACCCTGGAACGGGCGACCTATCGCAACGGCTACCGGGACCGCTCGTTCGATACCCGGCTTGGCTCCTTGCAGCTTCGCATCCCCAAGCTTCGACAAGGCAGCTACTTTCCGCCGTTCCTGGAACCGAGAAAGCTCTCGGAGAAGGCGCTTGTCGCGGTCATCCAGGAGGCCTGGATCAGCGGCGTGTCCACGCGTCGCGTCGACGATCTGGTGCAGGCCATGGGACTGTCGGGGATCGGCAAGAGCACGGTGTCGAAGCTGTGCAAAGATATCGACGACCGCGTCGGCGGCTTTCTCGATCGCCCGCTCACCGGCGACTGGCCCTATCTCTGGCTCGACGCGACCTACCTGAAGCAGCGCGAAGGCGGCCGTATCGTCTCGGTGGCGGCAATAATCGCTGTCGCCGTCAACACCGACGGCAAGCGCGAGATCGTCGGCCTTCACATCGGGCCCTCGGAAGCGGAGACCTTCTGGTCGACCTTCCTCAAGAGCCTCGTGCGCCGCGGCCTTTCCGGCGTGAAGCTCGTGATATCGGATGCCCATGAAGGGCTGAAGGCCGCCATCCGCCGGGTGTTCAGCGCCTCCTGGCAGCGCTGCCGCGTCCACTGGATGCGCAACGCCCTGTCCTATGTCCCGAAGGCGCAGCAAAGCATGGCGGCTGCGGCCCTGCGCCAGGCCTTCATCCAACCCGATCGCGCCGGCGCGGCCCAGGCGCTGCGCCACGTCGCCGACCAGCTCCGGGGAAAGTGTCCCAAGCTCGGCAGCTTCATCGACGACAGCGAGACCGACGTGCTGGCGCATCTGGACTTTCCCGGTCAGCATCGGACCCGGATCCATTCGACCAATTCCCTGGAGCGCCTGAACAAGGAGGTGAAGCGGCGCGCCGATGTCGTCGGCATCTTCCCGAACGAGGGCTCCATCATCCGCCTCATCGGCGCCGTCCTCCTCGAGGCCAACGACGAATGGCAGACGCAAAACCGCTACATGCAGACCGAACCCATGGCCGAACTCATGTCCAACAGCACCAAGCCCGAAACCGTACGTATTTCCACCGCAGCCGCCTGA
- a CDS encoding sugar-binding protein has protein sequence MQPSLAQEKKTLAFVVNVPADFWTIAKRGTEKAQAELPNYNIEFFIPGEMSAAAQKRILEDLLARGVAGVAISPVNPDDSTGILNQVASQAVLFTHDADAPNSNRAMYIGTDNVDAGRKAGELMKRALPDGGKAMLFVGTMDAANARERSQGIKEAIAGTKIEIIDIRTDGGDQAKAKANVEDTLTKYPDINLLVGLWAYNTPQIYNAVKAAGMEGKVQIVGFDEDQQTLKGISEGAILGTVVQQPYEFGYQSMIKLAKYIEGDKSVVPENKLDIVPTQIIDKENVKEFAQKTADLLKK, from the coding sequence ATGCAGCCGTCGTTGGCACAGGAAAAGAAGACTCTGGCCTTCGTCGTCAACGTGCCGGCGGACTTCTGGACGATCGCCAAGCGCGGAACGGAAAAGGCGCAGGCCGAACTGCCGAACTACAACATCGAGTTCTTCATTCCTGGCGAGATGTCGGCTGCAGCGCAGAAGCGCATTCTCGAGGATCTGCTGGCCCGCGGCGTGGCGGGTGTTGCCATCAGTCCGGTCAATCCCGACGATTCCACCGGCATCCTGAACCAGGTCGCTTCGCAGGCGGTGCTCTTCACGCATGACGCCGACGCGCCGAACTCCAACCGGGCGATGTATATCGGGACGGACAACGTCGATGCCGGACGCAAGGCGGGCGAACTGATGAAGCGTGCGCTGCCCGATGGCGGCAAGGCCATGCTCTTCGTCGGGACGATGGATGCCGCCAATGCGCGCGAGCGCTCGCAGGGCATCAAGGAGGCGATCGCCGGCACGAAGATCGAGATCATCGACATCCGCACCGATGGCGGCGATCAGGCCAAGGCGAAGGCCAATGTCGAGGATACGCTGACCAAGTATCCCGACATCAACCTCCTCGTCGGCCTCTGGGCCTACAACACGCCGCAGATCTACAATGCGGTGAAGGCCGCCGGCATGGAGGGCAAGGTCCAGATCGTCGGTTTCGATGAGGACCAGCAGACGCTGAAGGGGATCTCGGAGGGCGCCATCCTCGGAACCGTGGTGCAGCAGCCCTACGAGTTCGGCTACCAGTCGATGATCAAGCTGGCAAAGTACATCGAGGGCGACAAGTCCGTCGTTCCCGAGAACAAGCTCGACATCGTCCCGACGCAGATCATCGACAAGGAAAATGTCAAGGAATTCGCCCAGAAGACGGCCGATCTCCTGAAGAAGTAG
- a CDS encoding MarR family transcriptional regulator encodes MTQPDPQPYELAHLITGVSRRLEAEIEERLRPEGVPIDQYRILRTLTSRDGQAMGELADAVLVDSPTLTKIVDRMVSNALVYRAPEPKDRRKVLIFLSTKGKALQARLTGLVEIPSRGLAGRLGGKETEMLTSLLTRLMRPA; translated from the coding sequence GTGACCCAACCCGACCCGCAGCCATACGAACTGGCCCATCTGATTACCGGCGTCAGTCGGCGGCTGGAAGCCGAGATCGAGGAACGGCTGCGGCCCGAAGGCGTGCCGATCGACCAGTACCGCATCCTGCGCACCCTGACGTCCCGAGACGGTCAGGCGATGGGCGAATTGGCCGACGCCGTTCTCGTCGATTCACCGACGCTGACCAAGATCGTCGACCGCATGGTCAGCAATGCGCTCGTCTACCGCGCCCCCGAGCCAAAGGACCGGCGCAAGGTGCTGATCTTTCTGTCCACCAAGGGCAAGGCTCTGCAAGCCCGGCTAACCGGCCTTGTGGAAATCCCCTCCCGCGGGCTGGCGGGGCGGCTCGGCGGCAAGGAAACCGAAATGCTGACCTCTCTCCTCACCCGGTTGATGCGCCCGGCGTGA
- a CDS encoding GNAT family N-acetyltransferase — MFLGGDVVPLGFSAHAATLAAPYPDWRKRSFTKSFQKYLARRKSRFLKSGDVVLEHLTGDAAAEAVYALRDLRAGRFEGDPIQSDAVADFYAAVARNGASEGLCRLYRLSHDGRSVAYTFSLTQAGRLHYLLIGCDYGAFSRHSPGLLLYDMMMETFAEEGGRIFDFTIGDEAFKADFATVPTAMYALLSRPTVRGRIAHGMFGVREHARRLYENWRGGGRTGSTDTSGDGERPNPATQGS, encoded by the coding sequence GTGTTTCTGGGCGGGGATGTCGTTCCACTGGGATTCAGCGCCCATGCCGCCACCTTGGCGGCCCCCTATCCGGACTGGCGCAAACGGAGCTTCACGAAGAGCTTCCAGAAATATCTGGCACGCCGCAAATCGCGCTTCCTCAAAAGCGGCGATGTCGTTCTGGAGCACCTGACGGGGGACGCGGCTGCCGAAGCCGTCTACGCCCTTCGAGATCTCAGGGCGGGCCGCTTCGAGGGCGACCCCATCCAGAGCGATGCGGTGGCCGATTTCTATGCGGCTGTGGCACGAAACGGCGCCTCCGAAGGCCTCTGCCGCCTGTACCGGCTGTCGCATGATGGAAGATCGGTCGCGTACACCTTCTCGCTGACGCAGGCGGGTCGCCTGCATTATCTGCTGATCGGCTGCGATTACGGGGCTTTTTCGCGGCATTCGCCCGGCCTCCTCCTCTACGACATGATGATGGAAACCTTCGCCGAGGAGGGCGGCCGCATCTTCGATTTCACCATCGGCGACGAAGCCTTCAAGGCCGACTTCGCAACCGTCCCAACCGCGATGTACGCGCTGCTGAGCCGTCCCACCGTCCGCGGGCGCATCGCGCATGGCATGTTCGGGGTGCGCGAGCACGCGCGCCGACTCTACGAAAACTGGCGCGGCGGAGGAAGAACTGGGTCCACGGACACAAGCGGGGATGGCGAGCGCCCGAACCCGGCGACGCAAGGGAGCTGA
- a CDS encoding SDR family oxidoreductase, translating to MNDKHSPRYGAIYPSLRDRTVLITGGGSGIGAEITRHFAHQGTRVGFIDIAVAESKALVEELRAENCEVLFQNVDLRDIPAVRAGIDAIRAEFGPITLLVNNAAHDQRATIDEITPEFWDDRQAVNLRHQFFCAQAVYKDMAEAGGGAIVNVGSFAYIAGVEGLTPYVAAKSGVIGLTRGLARELGVHNIRVNCVLPGWIMTQRQLDLWVTPEVEAEIFKRQCLKRKIYPADIARPILFFASDEAGACTNQSHVVDGGWT from the coding sequence TTGAACGACAAGCACAGCCCGCGTTACGGCGCCATCTATCCCAGTCTTCGCGACCGGACCGTCCTCATCACCGGCGGCGGCAGCGGCATTGGCGCCGAGATCACCCGGCATTTCGCGCATCAGGGGACGCGGGTCGGGTTCATCGACATCGCTGTGGCCGAGTCCAAGGCACTCGTCGAGGAACTGCGCGCGGAAAACTGCGAGGTTCTCTTCCAGAACGTCGATCTGCGAGACATCCCGGCGGTTCGTGCCGGCATCGACGCCATCCGCGCCGAATTCGGGCCGATCACCCTTCTCGTCAACAACGCCGCGCATGACCAGCGCGCGACGATCGACGAGATCACCCCGGAGTTCTGGGACGATCGGCAGGCCGTCAACCTGCGCCACCAGTTCTTCTGCGCCCAGGCCGTCTACAAGGACATGGCCGAAGCGGGCGGCGGCGCCATCGTCAATGTCGGCTCCTTCGCCTACATCGCCGGCGTCGAGGGGTTGACGCCCTACGTCGCTGCGAAGTCCGGCGTGATCGGGCTGACGCGGGGACTGGCGCGGGAACTCGGCGTCCACAATATCCGCGTCAACTGCGTTCTCCCCGGCTGGATCATGACGCAGCGCCAGCTGGACCTCTGGGTGACACCCGAGGTCGAAGCCGAAATCTTCAAGCGCCAGTGCCTGAAGCGCAAGATCTATCCCGCCGACATCGCCCGGCCCATCCTCTTCTTTGCCTCCGACGAGGCTGGCGCCTGCACCAACCAGTCGCATGTCGTGGATGGCGGCTGGACCTGA